The following is a genomic window from Sebastes fasciatus isolate fSebFas1 chromosome 15, fSebFas1.pri, whole genome shotgun sequence.
GTTATTCAAATGAACTGTGTTTGATAAGACGAATTGACTTTATTCAGAATAACACTCAAACACTCACATAAATCTAGCTAACACTAGTCTatcaaagctgcagtgggtagaaatggagcaaatatgattaaaacaagttatttttataaaatcacTAGTCGCTAtatctgacagtagtgcatgagacaggtaaaacaaccaatcagagctcacctggagcctgccgtctctgagcagctgtcaataactcgctaactccgatcaaacagtcataCTAGGccacgctgatcaaatatgaatcaatattcagttactgtaatgcctatttctctccactaatgttttcagaaacatcttgtagtgtactgtttagctgtaaaattagaacgtttgtgaccaaaaccaagcaccgccctcCAACCGGAGCAAACTtctctgtctcatgcactgtcaggatatagtgacagttttataaaaataactttttatcatatttgctcaacgttaccgactgcagctttaatcgattagttgtcaactattaaattaatcaactattttgataatcgattaatcggtttgagtatttatttttaagaaaattctgattccagcttcataaatgtgaatattttctggtttctttactcctctatgacggcaaactgaatatctttgagttgtggacaaaagaagacatttgagaacgtcatcttgggctttgggaaacactgatcgacaattttcaccattttctgacaattttatagacaaaacaaataattaatcgggaaaataatcgacaaagaagataatcgttagttgcagccttagtttgttttttgttgaaacTTTCAGGGTGGCGTTAATTCAACTCTGCAGTCATTTAGGAGGATCTGTTTAGTTTTACAGTTGAACTATATTGTAAACTCAGGATCAAACTAGTTCTCGTATTACCAATTTTCAAACTTGGGTGAGTTCAGTTAATATTAAATTGAACTTTTCCTCATTTATTGCAGACTGCCTTAAGTGTCCCTCTCGGCCACTCAGTTTGGAAACAACTGGACAGACTGATTGATTTAAACCTATAGGGAGACAGATTTTGAGACTTGATGCAGCTGACACTGCCTTTCATGGGCCAGGTTTAAAAACTGTTGGATCCTATATTTTCCATAATGCAACTAGGTAGCGTCTGTACCTGGCAAAAGCAAacatcggcctcatctccgagggtgacgagtctgcctacagatgggaggttgaccatctggcatcctggtgcagccagaaccacatggagctgaatgctctgaagacagtggagatggcagtggacttcagaaggaactcagccccgctcccccccctcatcctgcgcggctccccagttaacacggtggagtcgttccgtttcctgggcacgaccatcgcccaggacctcaagtgggagctgaacatcagctccctcatcagtaaggcccagcagaggatgtacttcctgaggcagttgaagaaattcaacctgccacagaccatgatggtgcacttctactcggccatcatcgagtccatcctcacctcctccatcaccgtctggtttgccgctgccaccgccaaggacaaggccaggctgcagcgggtcatccgtgctgcagagagggcgattggctgcaaccttccctccctccaggagctgtacacctccaggaccataaggagggcagggaagattgtggccgacccctcccatcctggacaccatctctttcagactttaccatctggcaggaggttaaggtccatcaggaccaaaacctcacgccacaaaaacagttttttccccatggcagtggggctctccaacaacccatccgcccccctgtgactgtctctccctcacacacacactacggccccccccccctacccccctaccccgacactgactctccccctctctcatacactctcaataccaccccctacagtatccctctctctccctctctctccctctgatacctgattgttttgtttgcacaccgacaatatttgcactatctgtttataccatgtttattttatagcttattttgtaaattgtacattttttattcttattttattctaacgtttatctattctttgttattatactgtttgcctcgcaccaataagccaaagaaaattcctcgtgtataccccttacacctggcaataaacacctttctgattctgattctgattctgattctgaatctACTTCACTTTGTGGGTGCAAACGCCCTCAGCAGCAAGTCTACGTTTGGATTCCCGGCTGGCTGGACCGTTTTTTATTCCCCTACTCTCTTTCCCCACATGTAATGCCTCTCTCCACTATCACAAATAACAGcccaaaaaaataatatataaaaaaatgtggttCTTTGCTGCCATCTAAAGATACTGCAGTCAGAGAGGCAGACCACAGGAAAGAAACCTCCTACATTTTACACGGTCTACCGTCTCATTTGCTCTTACATCCACTGTACACACACGTTTGTACTTCTATACCTGTGAGGACCCTCAGTCACATACTTCTAACCTTCAACCTAAAACAGTCCTCACTTTGCAAATAGAGTAAAGTCCTCACTCCAATAGTCTAAATgtcaaattggtcctcacaaagatggaaatacacacacacacctcagcaaTCTATCTAAGCACAACAGTGCCCTCGGCTTCAGCTTATGTGCAGACAAATGAACCGAATCAATTCTACTTGTTTTTATTGAAACATGGGTAAAACGTCATTTGTAAAATCATCATGgcaaaaaataaagatattacACAATATGTTACAATATTTTCAGAATATATCACAGAGTATTCCTACTTGAATgtttcaaaacagaaaaataatgtcTGCAAGATGTCATAAGAGTCATTTACAACATGGTACTGCATGTGGTCCTTCATTAACATTATGTAATCAAAGTAGAGAGATATTCTTAATAGGAGTCACTACACAAACTAGATACTAATCTTCTGCTACAGGACAAACAAATCTAATTTCAAGTTCTTTATTATCTGTTTTCATGGTGTGATGTGGTTGAAGGGATGAATAACAAGGACTGAAGAAGTACTTAACACTCAGTTGCCGGGGATACAGAGGATGATGACGGGCTGTAATTGGTTCTTTGACCGCTGTTTACTAAAAGCTTTGGCCAAAACACAGCTATGGCATAACGCAGCTCAAAATGAGCGCTGGGGGTAACGAGTAACCCTTACTGAATGCACGCCGAGttagtgtttttctctctcatttctcCGGGCTGTGAGCATCATCTTCCTCAGGGTTgcgtctctctccctccacgtCCTCTTCGCTCTGCGTTTGGTCCGGTTCCGCCAGTTCGTTACTCTGAGACGGCCTCAGGAGATACTCCAGCTCTTCTGCGCTGATGGCCACCTTCTCAGGAATCAGCCACCTCTTGAAGTGTTCAATAGCGCTAGGGAGGGAAGGGAGGTACACAGAAAGTCTATCAAGATGAGAAGATTTCAAGCTCTAGGGAGTCTGCGTTATCCTTGCAACACAAAATGTGAAGTTATTTTGTGTTCTAGAAAAGCAAATTACACAAACTCTAGTAAATTTGAGAGCATACAACAGGACGAGAGAACAGCAGATGGAGTTATTCCTGCAACATTCGAAGTTAGAATATGTAATAAAATGTCAATAGGATGCAGTTTTTACTTGGACTTAAATAGAGAACAGAAAGTATATTGAGAATAGAGGCACTCCCTTTAcctaaggtgtgtgtgtgtacagcataATCCATCCCTCCCATCCTacctatcatccatgtcgccaCCTTGGAAGAGCTCCGAGGTCTGAGCGTCATGCAGAAATCGATCCCAGCATTCTTTCTTCGCTTGAGACAAGGACCGCAACATGTCCCTGGAGGTCACATCACTTGACTGGCCCTTTAATTTCTTCAGGCGGTTCTCTGCACAAAAAAGTAGACAAAAGAATACAGTATTTTACATCTTAAAAATCAAGATTTTGACATTTATGAATGGAGGATCAGGAGCAGCAAATTACTGACTTTGACAGAGCACACACAGCAAAGAACAGAccagtgtgtgtctcagtgtctcaatATACAAACGTTTTTGGCTATTTTCCCATCATCACGGTGGTATGTGCGATTGTTTCCTCTCTTCATATACAGTCCATCAATTAGTCAACTAGTCTAGGATTATAggatttagggatgcaccaatccaacttttttagtccagataccgatacctgggttttgggtatcagtcgataccgagtaccgatccgataccagtgtttaattaataagctgtatgcctcactgtgtggaagtgactggatcattattttatgtgtgagacaacatcaggctggacttagaCATTGCTTtcctgacaaataaatacataaatatacatttactgaattatttattattaaaaaattaaattgtacaccagcaacctcgtaaaaaatcttcaaaatgaacaggaattacaattgaaatgtaaacctttttaatgcagcaacagatTAGTAAAAACttaaaacaggaattcaaattccagtattaAATGTATagaatatataaacatagaattgattTGAATAGATCGGCTCTATTGTCAACCATACCTGTTCCAGCTATTTGACTCAATATCGGCCCGATATACAattcggtatcggtgcatccctaataatcCCTAAT
Proteins encoded in this region:
- the ccdc32 gene encoding coiled-coil domain-containing protein 32, translating into MIDDFESQDVVRSSGELWTEICSSLPEGQAEATPEINTEFRDSFQPAEQVGGGVQVNGLSNGTNTNAKWEPMEDSEIYIASLENRLKKLKGQSSDVTSRDMLRSLSQAKKECWDRFLHDAQTSELFQGGDMDDSAIEHFKRWLIPEKVAISAEELEYLLRPSQSNELAEPDQTQSEEDVEGERRNPEEDDAHSPEK